The following are encoded in a window of Kitasatospora fiedleri genomic DNA:
- a CDS encoding SDR family NAD(P)-dependent oxidoreductase: MRVAGAVVVIAVLDGGSGADLARRFSAAGAAGLLIADVRPGVAEDLAAELDRPGCPVVGVSGDVHHPADIAALVDTAVKHLGPIDLFAVAGPDGERIVQLAELPVHLDPLAELLALVGEAIGEVIPAQRRPVADVPLAG, from the coding sequence ATGCGAGTAGCCGGTGCAGTGGTGGTCATCGCGGTGCTCGACGGAGGCTCGGGGGCCGACCTGGCCCGCAGGTTCTCCGCCGCCGGCGCCGCCGGTCTGCTCATCGCCGATGTGCGCCCCGGCGTCGCCGAGGACCTGGCCGCCGAACTCGACCGCCCCGGCTGCCCGGTGGTCGGCGTCTCCGGCGACGTCCACCACCCGGCGGACATCGCCGCGCTGGTCGACACCGCCGTCAAGCACCTCGGCCCGATCGACCTGTTCGCGGTGGCCGGGCCGGACGGCGAGCGGATCGTCCAGCTCGCCGAACTGCCCGTCCACCTCGACCCGCTGGCCGAACTGCTCGCCCTGGTCGGCGAGGCCATCGGCGAGGTGATCCCGGCCCAGCGCCGGCCCGTCGCGGACGTCCCGCTGGCCGGCTAG
- the eno gene encoding phosphopyruvate hydratase, translated as MPSIDVVVAREILDSRGNPTVEVEVGLDDGSTGRAAVPSGASTGAFEALELRDGDKNRYFGKGVEKAVLAVIEQIGPELVGYDATEQRLIDQAMLDLDATPDKSSLGANAILGVSLAVAHAASEASDLPLFRYLGGPNAHVLPVPMMNILNGGSHADSNVDIQEFMIAPIGAESFSEAVRWGVEVYHTLKGVLKERGLSTGLGDEGGFAPNLDSNREALDLITEAIKKAGYTPGKDVALALDVAASEFYKDGAYQFEGKALSADDLISYYAELVADYPLVSIEDPLDESDWDGWKAITDALGDKVQLVGDDLFVTNPERLRKGIETGTANALLVKVNQIGSLTETLDAVELAQRNGYRCMMSHRSGETEDVTIADLAVATNCGQIKTGAPARSERVAKYNQLLRIEEILDDAAEYAGRSSFPRFRSADK; from the coding sequence GTGCCGTCCATTGATGTCGTCGTAGCCCGTGAGATCCTCGACTCCCGCGGCAACCCCACGGTCGAGGTCGAGGTCGGTCTCGACGACGGCAGCACCGGTCGTGCGGCTGTCCCGTCGGGTGCCTCCACCGGTGCCTTCGAGGCGCTGGAGCTCCGCGACGGCGACAAGAACCGCTACTTCGGCAAGGGCGTCGAGAAGGCCGTCCTCGCCGTGATCGAGCAGATCGGCCCCGAGCTGGTCGGCTACGACGCCACCGAGCAGCGCCTGATCGACCAGGCCATGCTCGACCTGGACGCCACCCCGGACAAGTCCTCACTCGGCGCCAACGCGATCCTCGGCGTCTCGCTCGCCGTGGCGCACGCCGCCTCCGAGGCCAGCGACCTGCCGCTGTTCCGCTACCTGGGCGGCCCGAACGCCCACGTGCTGCCCGTCCCGATGATGAACATCCTCAACGGCGGCTCGCACGCGGACTCCAACGTCGACATCCAGGAGTTCATGATCGCCCCGATCGGCGCGGAGTCCTTCTCCGAGGCCGTCCGCTGGGGCGTCGAGGTCTACCACACCCTCAAGGGCGTGCTGAAGGAGCGCGGGCTCTCCACCGGCCTGGGCGACGAGGGCGGCTTCGCCCCGAACCTGGACTCCAACCGCGAGGCCCTCGACCTCATCACCGAGGCCATCAAGAAGGCCGGCTACACCCCGGGCAAGGACGTCGCGCTCGCCCTGGACGTCGCCGCCTCCGAGTTCTACAAGGACGGCGCCTACCAGTTCGAGGGCAAGGCGCTCTCCGCCGACGACCTGATCTCGTACTACGCCGAGCTGGTCGCCGACTACCCGCTGGTCTCCATCGAGGACCCGCTGGACGAGTCGGACTGGGACGGCTGGAAGGCCATCACCGACGCGCTGGGCGACAAGGTCCAGCTGGTCGGCGACGACCTGTTCGTCACCAACCCGGAGCGCCTGCGCAAGGGCATCGAGACCGGCACCGCCAACGCCCTGCTGGTCAAGGTCAACCAGATCGGCTCGCTCACCGAGACCCTGGACGCCGTCGAGCTGGCCCAGCGCAACGGCTACCGCTGCATGATGTCGCACCGCTCCGGCGAGACCGAGGACGTCACCATCGCCGACCTCGCCGTCGCCACCAACTGCGGCCAGATCAAGACCGGCGCCCCGGCCCGCTCCGAGCGCGTCGCCAAGTACAACCAGCTGCTGCGCATCGAGGAGATCCTCGACGACGCCGCCGAGTACGCGGGCCGCTCCTCCTTCCCGCGGTTCCGCTCCGCGGACAAGTAA
- a CDS encoding FtsB family cell division protein: protein MAKWRIPGLAARPRFTSRATVLVLVLCSLVAILAYPARQYIAQRGEIADQRAKAEHARRQVDELRREKARWQDPEYVKAQARERLHYALPGETPFVSVSPPPAPGAKPSSTDAAAGRPKAVKPWYAALWDSVDAADAAAPAPQPAP from the coding sequence ATGGCCAAGTGGAGGATTCCCGGGTTGGCGGCGCGACCGCGCTTCACCAGCCGGGCCACCGTGCTGGTGCTCGTGCTCTGCTCGCTGGTGGCGATACTGGCCTACCCCGCCCGGCAGTACATCGCCCAGCGCGGCGAGATCGCCGACCAGCGGGCCAAGGCCGAGCACGCCCGTCGGCAGGTCGACGAGCTGCGCCGGGAGAAGGCCCGCTGGCAGGACCCGGAGTACGTCAAGGCGCAGGCCCGCGAGCGGCTGCACTACGCGCTGCCCGGCGAGACCCCGTTCGTCTCGGTCTCCCCGCCGCCCGCGCCCGGCGCCAAGCCCTCCTCGACGGACGCCGCGGCCGGCCGCCCGAAGGCCGTCAAACCCTGGTACGCCGCGCTCTGGGACTCGGTGGACGCCGCCGACGCCGCGGCGCCTGCACCGCAGCCGGCCCCCTGA
- a CDS encoding Ppx/GppA phosphatase family protein — translation MSPIRVAAIDCGTNSIRLLIADLDPETGAITDLDRRMLIVRLGQDVDRTGRLHPEALARTFAACREYAEVIAAHGVAPERIRMVATSASRDAENAAEFTAGVKEILGVEPSVVSGDEEARLSFTGATRELLGGPHRPPYLVFDLGGGSTEFVLGEQDVRAGYSADIGCVRMTERHFAGGQPTEAQIEAARADIRAALDTVAEAVPLDSGATLVGLAGTVTTVAGIALELPGYDSERIHHAVLDVARVRETARWLLHSSHAERAAVPVMHPGRVDVIAAGALVLLEIMERTGAAELLVSEHDILDGIAWSIA, via the coding sequence GTGAGCCCGATCCGGGTCGCCGCGATCGACTGCGGCACCAACTCGATCCGCCTGCTGATCGCCGACCTCGACCCGGAGACCGGCGCGATCACCGACCTGGACCGGCGGATGCTGATCGTCCGGCTCGGCCAGGACGTCGACCGCACCGGCCGGCTGCACCCCGAGGCGCTGGCCCGCACCTTCGCGGCCTGCCGCGAGTACGCCGAGGTCATCGCCGCGCACGGGGTCGCCCCGGAGCGGATCAGGATGGTCGCCACCTCCGCCTCCCGGGACGCCGAGAACGCCGCCGAGTTCACCGCCGGGGTCAAGGAGATCCTGGGCGTCGAGCCGAGCGTGGTCAGCGGCGACGAGGAGGCCCGGCTCTCCTTCACCGGCGCCACCCGCGAACTGCTCGGCGGCCCGCACCGGCCGCCCTACCTGGTGTTCGACCTGGGCGGCGGCTCCACCGAGTTCGTGCTCGGCGAGCAGGACGTGCGGGCCGGGTACTCGGCGGACATCGGCTGCGTCCGGATGACGGAGCGTCACTTCGCGGGCGGGCAGCCCACCGAGGCGCAGATCGAGGCCGCCCGGGCCGACATCCGGGCCGCGCTGGACACCGTCGCCGAGGCCGTCCCGCTGGACTCCGGCGCCACCCTGGTCGGCCTGGCCGGCACCGTCACCACCGTGGCCGGGATCGCCCTGGAACTGCCCGGCTACGACTCCGAGCGAATCCACCACGCGGTGCTGGACGTCGCCCGGGTGCGGGAGACCGCCCGGTGGCTGCTGCACTCCTCGCACGCCGAGCGGGCCGCCGTCCCGGTCATGCACCCCGGCCGGGTGGACGTGATCGCGGCGGGCGCGCTGGTCCTGCTGGAGATCATGGAGCGCACCGGGGCCGCCGAACTGCTGGTCTCCGAGCACGACATCCTCGACGGGATCGCCTGGTCGATCGCCTGA
- a CDS encoding MazG family protein, with protein sequence METPKLILLTTTHRVAPGLLSWPAWEALRSAPKVLAGVADHPQLAALRAAGVEPEVIERPSAPALARRLLAEAPALWLESPDGDPGLTDALARIAVEEAGEHPEIELLPGSYDLPGARLLDLASVMDRLRSPGGCPWDAEQTHRSLVKYLVEEAFELVEAIEEGDRETLREELGDVLLQVFFHARIAEEDAEDPFSIDDVAGDLVEKLMYRHPHVFGDVSVSGSAETEANWEQLKAAEKQRESVLDGVPAGLPALAYAAKLVSRVRRAHFTAVPDAPYELPAELTAESAGELLLAVAQRGYDRGVDVDAALRAAARRYRAAVRSAEGLPGK encoded by the coding sequence GTGGAGACTCCGAAGCTGATCCTGCTGACCACCACCCACCGCGTCGCCCCCGGCCTGCTGTCCTGGCCCGCCTGGGAGGCGCTCCGGTCCGCGCCGAAGGTGCTGGCCGGGGTCGCGGACCACCCGCAGCTGGCCGCGCTGCGGGCGGCGGGCGTCGAGCCGGAGGTGATCGAGCGGCCCTCGGCCCCGGCGCTGGCCCGGCGGCTGCTGGCCGAGGCCCCGGCGCTCTGGCTGGAGAGCCCGGACGGCGACCCGGGGCTGACGGACGCGCTGGCCCGGATCGCGGTGGAGGAGGCCGGGGAGCACCCGGAGATCGAACTGCTGCCGGGCTCGTACGACCTGCCGGGCGCCCGGCTGCTGGACCTGGCCTCCGTGATGGACCGGCTGCGCTCGCCCGGCGGCTGCCCGTGGGACGCCGAGCAGACCCACCGGAGCCTGGTGAAGTACCTGGTGGAGGAGGCGTTCGAGCTGGTCGAGGCGATCGAGGAGGGCGACCGGGAGACCCTGCGCGAGGAGCTCGGCGACGTGCTGCTCCAGGTGTTCTTCCACGCCCGGATCGCCGAGGAGGACGCCGAGGACCCGTTCTCGATCGACGACGTCGCGGGCGACCTCGTCGAGAAGCTGATGTACCGCCACCCGCACGTGTTCGGCGACGTGAGCGTGTCCGGCTCCGCCGAGACCGAGGCCAACTGGGAGCAGCTGAAGGCGGCCGAGAAGCAGCGGGAGTCGGTGCTGGACGGCGTCCCGGCGGGCCTGCCCGCGCTGGCGTACGCGGCGAAGCTGGTGTCCCGGGTGCGCCGGGCGCACTTCACCGCCGTGCCGGACGCGCCGTACGAGCTGCCCGCCGAGCTGACCGCGGAGTCGGCGGGCGAGCTGCTGCTGGCGGTCGCGCAGCGCGGCTACGACCGGGGGGTGGACGTGGACGCGGCGCTGCGGGCGGCGGCCCGCCGCTACCGCGCGGCGGTCCGCTCCGCCGAGGGCCTGCCCGGGAAGTAA
- a CDS encoding DUF501 domain-containing protein, which translates to MSNQNPPVSDAPEVSDRDVAAIAAQLGRVPRGLRGVAHRCPCGNPDVVETAPRLPDGTPFPTFYYLTCPRAASLIGTLEADGVMKEQTARLAEDPELAAAYRAAHEDYIARRDAVEVLEGFPSAGGMPDRVKCLHVLVGHSLAAGEGVNPLGDEAIGMLEQWWAKGPCVSDAEVEAAGERVARNRAKARDHDAVIAAKEALSAERAARKAAGAGPEDES; encoded by the coding sequence ATGAGCAACCAGAACCCTCCCGTGTCCGACGCCCCCGAGGTGTCCGACCGCGACGTCGCCGCCATCGCCGCCCAGCTCGGCCGGGTCCCGCGCGGGCTGCGCGGCGTCGCCCACCGCTGCCCGTGCGGCAACCCGGACGTGGTGGAGACCGCGCCCCGGCTGCCCGACGGCACGCCGTTCCCGACGTTCTACTACCTGACCTGCCCCCGGGCCGCCTCGCTGATCGGCACCCTGGAGGCGGACGGCGTGATGAAGGAGCAGACCGCCCGGCTCGCCGAGGACCCGGAGCTGGCCGCCGCCTACCGCGCGGCGCACGAGGACTACATCGCCCGCCGGGACGCCGTCGAGGTGCTGGAGGGCTTCCCCAGCGCCGGCGGCATGCCCGACCGGGTCAAGTGCCTGCACGTGCTGGTCGGGCACTCGCTGGCCGCCGGGGAGGGCGTCAACCCGCTCGGCGACGAGGCGATCGGGATGCTGGAACAGTGGTGGGCCAAGGGCCCGTGCGTCAGCGACGCCGAGGTCGAGGCGGCCGGCGAGCGGGTCGCCCGCAACCGGGCCAAGGCCAGGGACCACGACGCGGTGATCGCCGCCAAGGAGGCACTGAGTGCCGAGCGGGCGGCCCGCAAGGCCGCCGGGGCCGGGCCGGAGGACGAGTCGTGA
- the mfd gene encoding transcription-repair coupling factor yields the protein MSLSGLLDVVVRDAALAEAIEAAATGHRQHLDLVGPPAARPFAIAALARSLAARAGGSGRPVLAVTATGREAEDLAASLRSLLPPDAVADFPAWETLPHERLSPRSDTVGRRLAVLRRIVHPRADDPAAGPVQVVVAPVRSVLQPQVKGLAELEPVALRRGEQHDLDEVARGLAAAAYARVELVEKRGEFAVRGGILDVFPPTEEHPLRVEFWGDDVEEIRYFKVADQRSLEVAEHGLWAPPCRELLLTDQVRARAADLAAAHPELGEILDKIAQGIAVEGMESLAPVLVDDMELLLDVLPAGSIAVVCDPERVRTRAADLVATSQEFLAASWVAAAAGADRPIDLEAIDVSAASLRSLADVREHAAGIGLPWWSVSPFATSDSTVSDMLEFDADTLTLGMHAVEAYRGDTARAIADAKDRLADDWRVVMVTEGHGPASRLAEVLGNEGIAARLVADLAEAPTRDVVYVSCGSIEHGFVDEELKLTVITETDLSGQRSSTKDMRRMPSRRRNAIDPLALAAGDYVVHEQHGVGRYVEMVQRTVQGATREYLVLEYAPAKRGHPGDRLFVPTDQLDQVTKYVGGEAPTLHRLGGADWAKTKQRAKKAVKEIAADLIKLYSARMAAPGHAFGPDTPWQRELEDAFPYAETPDQLTTIGEVKADMEKSVPMDRLICGDVGYGKTEIAVRAAFKAVQDGKQVAVLVPTTLLVQQHFSTFAERYANFPVTVKALSRFQTDTEAKAVLEGLFEGSVDVVIGTHRLFSSETRFKDLGLVIVDEEQRFGVEHKEQLKKLRANVDVLTMSATPIPRTLEMAVTGIREMSTITTPPEERHPVLTFVGPYDEKQIAAAIRRELLREGQVFYIHNRVESIDKAAARLKDLVPEARVATAHGQMGENQLEKVVVDFWEKEFDVLVSTTIVESGIDISNANTLIVERGDTFGLSQLHQLRGRVGRGRERGYAYMLYPPEKPLTETAHERLATIAQHTEMGAGMYVAMKDLEIRGAGNLLGGEQSGHIAGVGFDLYMRMVGEAVAEFRDALEAGGGEPEEEPLEVKIELPVDAHVPHDYAPGERLRLQAYRSIAAVNSEDDIAQVREELTDRYGKLPEPVENLLLVAGLRLFARRCGIGDITLQGTFVRFGPVDLRESQQLRLNRLYPRTQIKSAARQLLVPRPGSGGRIGGKPLVGRELLSWCAEFLSTMFEDLKR from the coding sequence ATGAGCCTGTCCGGACTGCTGGATGTCGTCGTACGGGACGCCGCCCTCGCCGAGGCGATCGAGGCGGCGGCCACGGGGCACAGGCAGCACCTCGACCTGGTCGGGCCGCCCGCCGCCCGGCCGTTCGCGATCGCGGCGCTGGCCCGGTCGCTGGCCGCCCGCGCCGGCGGGAGCGGCCGGCCGGTGCTGGCCGTGACCGCCACCGGCCGGGAGGCCGAGGACCTCGCGGCCTCGCTGCGCTCGCTGCTGCCGCCCGACGCGGTCGCCGACTTCCCGGCCTGGGAGACGCTGCCGCACGAGCGGCTCTCCCCGCGCTCGGACACCGTCGGCCGCCGCCTCGCCGTGCTGCGCCGGATCGTCCACCCGCGCGCCGACGACCCGGCGGCCGGGCCGGTGCAGGTGGTGGTGGCGCCGGTGCGCAGCGTGCTCCAGCCGCAGGTCAAGGGGCTGGCCGAGCTGGAGCCGGTGGCGCTGCGGCGCGGCGAGCAGCACGACCTGGACGAGGTGGCCCGCGGGCTGGCGGCCGCCGCCTACGCCCGGGTCGAACTGGTCGAGAAGCGCGGCGAGTTCGCGGTGCGCGGCGGCATCCTGGACGTCTTCCCACCGACCGAGGAGCACCCGCTGCGGGTGGAGTTCTGGGGCGACGACGTCGAGGAGATCCGCTACTTCAAGGTCGCCGACCAGCGGTCCCTGGAGGTCGCCGAGCACGGCCTGTGGGCGCCGCCCTGCCGGGAGCTGCTGCTGACCGACCAGGTGCGCGCGCGGGCCGCCGACCTGGCCGCCGCCCACCCCGAGCTGGGCGAGATCCTGGACAAGATCGCGCAGGGCATCGCGGTCGAGGGCATGGAGTCGCTGGCCCCGGTGCTGGTGGACGACATGGAGCTGCTGCTGGACGTGCTGCCGGCCGGCTCGATCGCCGTGGTCTGCGACCCGGAGCGGGTCCGCACCCGGGCCGCCGACCTGGTCGCCACCAGCCAGGAGTTCCTGGCCGCGTCCTGGGTGGCCGCCGCGGCGGGCGCCGACCGCCCGATCGACCTGGAGGCGATCGACGTCTCGGCCGCCTCGCTCCGGTCGCTGGCGGACGTCCGCGAGCACGCCGCCGGGATCGGCCTGCCGTGGTGGTCGGTCAGCCCGTTCGCGACCAGTGACTCCACGGTCTCCGACATGCTCGAATTCGATGCGGACACCCTCACCCTGGGCATGCACGCCGTCGAGGCGTACCGCGGCGACACCGCGCGGGCGATCGCCGACGCCAAGGACCGCCTCGCCGACGACTGGCGGGTGGTGATGGTCACCGAGGGCCACGGCCCGGCCTCCCGGCTGGCCGAGGTGCTCGGCAACGAGGGCATCGCGGCCCGCCTGGTCGCCGACCTCGCCGAGGCCCCGACCCGGGACGTGGTGTACGTCTCCTGCGGCTCGATCGAGCACGGCTTCGTCGACGAGGAGCTGAAGCTCACCGTCATCACCGAGACCGACCTCTCCGGCCAGCGGTCCTCCACCAAGGACATGCGCCGGATGCCGTCCCGCCGCCGCAACGCGATCGACCCGCTGGCGCTGGCGGCCGGCGACTACGTGGTGCACGAGCAGCACGGCGTCGGCCGGTACGTGGAGATGGTGCAGCGCACCGTCCAGGGCGCGACCCGCGAGTACCTGGTGCTGGAGTACGCGCCCGCCAAGCGCGGTCACCCCGGCGACCGGCTGTTCGTGCCGACCGACCAGCTCGACCAGGTCACCAAGTACGTCGGCGGCGAGGCCCCGACGCTGCACCGCCTGGGCGGCGCGGACTGGGCGAAGACCAAGCAGCGGGCCAAGAAGGCGGTCAAGGAGATCGCCGCCGACCTGATCAAGCTGTACTCGGCCCGGATGGCGGCCCCCGGCCACGCCTTCGGCCCGGACACGCCCTGGCAGCGCGAACTGGAGGACGCCTTCCCGTACGCGGAGACGCCCGACCAGCTGACCACCATCGGCGAGGTCAAGGCCGACATGGAGAAGTCCGTCCCGATGGACCGGCTGATCTGCGGCGACGTCGGCTACGGCAAGACCGAGATCGCGGTGCGCGCCGCCTTCAAGGCCGTCCAGGACGGCAAGCAGGTCGCCGTGCTGGTGCCGACCACGCTGCTGGTGCAGCAGCACTTCTCGACCTTCGCGGAGCGGTACGCCAACTTCCCGGTCACCGTGAAGGCGCTGTCCCGGTTCCAGACCGACACCGAGGCGAAGGCCGTGCTGGAGGGCCTGTTCGAGGGCTCGGTGGACGTGGTGATCGGCACCCACCGGCTGTTCTCCTCGGAGACCAGGTTCAAGGACCTGGGCCTGGTCATCGTCGACGAGGAGCAGCGCTTCGGCGTCGAGCACAAGGAGCAGCTGAAGAAGCTGCGGGCCAACGTCGACGTGCTGACCATGTCCGCCACCCCGATCCCGCGCACCCTGGAGATGGCGGTCACCGGCATCCGCGAGATGTCCACCATCACCACCCCGCCGGAGGAGCGGCACCCGGTGCTGACCTTCGTCGGCCCGTACGACGAGAAGCAGATCGCCGCCGCGATCCGGCGCGAACTCCTGCGCGAGGGCCAGGTGTTCTACATCCACAACCGGGTCGAGTCGATCGACAAGGCGGCCGCCCGGCTGAAGGACCTGGTGCCGGAGGCCCGGGTGGCCACCGCGCACGGACAGATGGGGGAGAACCAGCTGGAGAAGGTCGTCGTCGACTTCTGGGAGAAGGAGTTCGACGTCCTGGTCTCCACCACCATCGTGGAGTCCGGCATCGACATCTCCAACGCCAACACCCTGATCGTGGAGCGCGGCGACACCTTCGGCCTCTCCCAGCTGCACCAGCTGCGCGGCCGGGTCGGCCGCGGCCGCGAGCGCGGCTACGCCTACATGCTGTACCCGCCGGAGAAGCCGCTCACCGAGACCGCGCACGAGCGCCTCGCCACCATCGCCCAGCACACCGAGATGGGCGCGGGCATGTACGTCGCGATGAAGGACCTGGAGATCCGCGGCGCGGGCAACCTGCTCGGCGGCGAGCAGTCCGGGCACATCGCGGGCGTCGGCTTCGACCTCTACATGCGGATGGTCGGCGAGGCGGTGGCCGAGTTCCGCGACGCGCTGGAGGCGGGCGGCGGCGAGCCGGAGGAGGAGCCGCTGGAGGTGAAGATCGAACTCCCGGTGGACGCGCACGTCCCGCACGACTACGCGCCGGGGGAGCGGCTGCGCCTCCAGGCGTACCGCTCGATCGCGGCGGTCAACTCGGAGGACGACATCGCGCAGGTCCGCGAGGAGCTGACCGACCGCTACGGCAAGCTGCCCGAACCGGTGGAGAACCTGCTGCTGGTGGCCGGACTGCGGCTGTTCGCCCGGCGCTGCGGCATCGGCGACATCACCCTCCAGGGCACCTTCGTCCGCTTCGGCCCGGTCGACCTGCGGGAGTCCCAGCAACTGCGGCTCAACCGGCTCTACCCGCGCACCCAGATCAAGTCCGCCGCCCGGCAACTGCTGGTGCCGCGCCCCGGCAGCGGCGGCCGGATCGGCGGCAAGCCGCTGGTCGGGCGGGAACTGCTCTCCTGGTGCGCCGAGTTCCTGAGCACCATGTTCGAGGACCTCAAGCGCTGA
- a CDS encoding transglycosylase family protein, with protein sequence MLFTHAVRHPRSTKAEKVVAAAGVASVGLALPLLAAAGAVAAPVDTWDRVAQCESGGNWGINTGNGFFGGLQFTSSTWRAYGGGQYAARADQASRSQQIAVAERVLASQGPGAWPVCSKRAGLVKGGAPAEVSADTASRSEERPAAPRRPQDSPPNRPAETAADLQDAPQATQPAPQGTAGGYTVQGGDTLSTIAAAQHVAGGWEWIYQANRQLIGADPDLILPGQVLAL encoded by the coding sequence GTGCTGTTCACCCACGCTGTTCGTCACCCCCGTAGTACCAAGGCCGAGAAGGTCGTCGCCGCCGCCGGCGTGGCCTCGGTCGGCCTGGCACTCCCCCTGCTGGCCGCCGCCGGAGCGGTCGCGGCACCCGTCGACACCTGGGACCGCGTGGCCCAGTGCGAGAGCGGCGGGAACTGGGGCATCAACACCGGGAACGGGTTCTTCGGCGGCCTGCAGTTCACCTCCTCCACCTGGCGCGCCTACGGCGGCGGCCAGTACGCGGCCCGCGCCGACCAGGCCAGCCGCTCCCAGCAGATCGCGGTGGCCGAGCGGGTGCTGGCCTCCCAGGGCCCCGGCGCCTGGCCGGTCTGCTCCAAGCGGGCCGGGCTGGTCAAGGGCGGCGCACCCGCCGAGGTGTCCGCCGACACCGCCTCGCGCTCCGAGGAGCGCCCGGCCGCACCCCGGCGGCCGCAGGACTCGCCGCCGAACCGGCCGGCCGAGACCGCCGCCGACCTCCAGGACGCGCCCCAGGCCACCCAGCCGGCCCCGCAGGGCACCGCCGGCGGCTACACCGTCCAGGGCGGCGACACGCTCTCCACCATCGCCGCCGCGCAGCACGTGGCCGGCGGCTGGGAGTGGATCTACCAGGCGAACCGGCAGCTGATCGGCGCCGACCCCGACCTGATCCTGCCCGGACAGGTACTCGCCCTCTGA
- a CDS encoding SurA N-terminal domain-containing protein, protein MIRTSSPRRLRAALGVAVAAAALTACGGAPAHQGAAAVVGGDRISIAQVEARVAAVRDGAAQDGAATEEQPGLARHAVSDLVLGKVVARALADRRLDVSQSEVDRARAADARTVGSEDKLAELLRAKQGVPAGDIDGFYRQQIGLMKLADGQDPNGAEGDAAIRKALVDAGTALHIEVNPRYGSWDTARIGLTDSTEDWLPKTVRTL, encoded by the coding sequence GTGATCCGCACCAGCTCCCCCCGCCGACTGCGGGCCGCCCTCGGCGTCGCGGTCGCCGCCGCCGCGCTCACCGCCTGCGGCGGGGCACCGGCGCACCAGGGGGCCGCCGCCGTGGTCGGCGGCGACCGGATCAGCATCGCCCAGGTCGAGGCCCGGGTCGCCGCCGTCCGGGACGGCGCCGCGCAGGACGGGGCCGCCACCGAGGAGCAGCCCGGCCTGGCCCGGCACGCCGTCTCCGACCTGGTGCTCGGCAAGGTGGTCGCCCGGGCCCTGGCGGACCGCCGGCTCGACGTCAGCCAGAGCGAGGTGGACCGCGCCCGGGCCGCGGACGCCCGGACCGTCGGCAGCGAGGACAAGCTCGCCGAACTGCTGCGCGCCAAGCAGGGCGTCCCGGCCGGCGACATCGACGGCTTCTACCGCCAGCAGATCGGCCTGATGAAGCTGGCCGACGGCCAGGACCCGAACGGCGCCGAGGGCGACGCCGCGATCCGCAAGGCGCTGGTCGACGCGGGCACCGCCCTGCACATCGAGGTCAACCCGCGCTACGGCAGTTGGGACACCGCCCGGATCGGCCTCACCGACAGCACCGAGGACTGGCTGCCGAAGACCGTCCGGACGCTCTGA